A stretch of Nonomuraea africana DNA encodes these proteins:
- a CDS encoding NAD+ synthase translates to MAHLRIALAQTNPVVGDLAANSAKLLDWTRQAAADGAHLVLFTEMFLAGYPVEDLALRSSFVDASIATLEQTAARLAEEGLGELPVLVGYLDRADLAPRVGQPEGAPLDAAALLHRGKVVTRTAKHHLQNYGVFDEYRYFVRGDRLPIFRLHGVDVAIAVCEDLWQDGGPVAVVGQAGAGLLVVPNASPYEREKDDVRLELVARRAREAGCALAYVNQVGGQDELIFDGDSIVVGADGELVARAGQFREELLLVDLDLPVADREPGKTTYDAGDGSTITVDRFVLSSEPVTIDSPITPSIAPRLDDVAEVYSALVLGVRDYVAKNGFESVILALSGGIDSALTTTIASDAIGPERVHVVMMPSRYSSEHSVTDAEELVRRQGVNSRLVPINGIVTAFEKEIELTGLAAENLQARVRGMVLMGLSNEHGHLVLTTGNKSELATGYSTLYGDSAGGFAPIKDVPKTMVWELSRWRNAHTDSWFRMDVARPIPENSITKEPSAELRPDQSDTDSLPPYEVLDRLLDDYVEKDMGSAELIAAGHDPDLVARIIRLVDLAEYKRRQYPPGPKITPKNFGRDRRLPITNRWRETT, encoded by the coding sequence GGACACGCCAGGCCGCCGCCGACGGCGCGCACCTGGTTCTGTTCACCGAGATGTTCCTCGCCGGCTATCCCGTGGAAGACCTGGCGCTCCGCTCCTCCTTCGTGGACGCCTCGATCGCCACGCTGGAGCAGACGGCCGCCCGGTTGGCCGAGGAGGGACTCGGCGAGCTCCCCGTGCTCGTCGGCTACCTGGACCGGGCCGACCTCGCGCCGCGCGTCGGCCAGCCCGAGGGCGCGCCGCTGGACGCCGCGGCCCTGCTCCACCGGGGCAAGGTCGTCACCCGTACGGCCAAGCACCACCTGCAGAACTATGGGGTCTTCGACGAGTACCGCTACTTCGTCCGCGGCGACCGGCTGCCCATCTTCAGGCTGCACGGCGTCGACGTGGCCATCGCGGTCTGCGAGGACCTGTGGCAGGACGGCGGGCCCGTGGCGGTGGTCGGCCAGGCGGGCGCCGGGCTGCTGGTCGTGCCGAACGCCTCGCCGTACGAGCGGGAGAAGGACGACGTCCGGCTGGAGCTCGTGGCCCGGCGGGCGCGGGAGGCGGGCTGCGCGCTGGCCTACGTCAACCAGGTGGGCGGGCAGGACGAGCTGATCTTCGACGGCGACTCGATCGTGGTCGGCGCCGACGGCGAGCTCGTCGCGCGGGCCGGGCAGTTCCGCGAGGAGCTGCTGCTGGTGGACCTGGACCTGCCGGTCGCCGACCGGGAGCCGGGCAAGACGACCTACGACGCGGGCGACGGCTCGACGATCACCGTGGACCGGTTCGTGCTCTCCAGCGAGCCCGTGACGATCGACTCGCCCATCACACCCTCGATCGCGCCGCGGCTGGACGACGTGGCCGAGGTCTATTCGGCGCTGGTGCTGGGCGTGCGGGATTACGTGGCCAAGAACGGCTTCGAGTCGGTCATCCTGGCCCTGTCGGGAGGCATCGACTCGGCCCTGACCACCACCATCGCCTCCGACGCCATCGGCCCCGAGCGGGTCCACGTCGTGATGATGCCCTCGCGCTACTCCTCCGAGCACTCCGTCACCGACGCCGAGGAGCTGGTGCGCCGCCAGGGCGTCAACTCGCGCCTGGTGCCGATCAACGGCATCGTCACCGCCTTCGAGAAGGAGATCGAGCTCACCGGGCTGGCGGCGGAGAACCTCCAGGCCCGGGTGCGCGGCATGGTGCTGATGGGGCTCTCCAACGAGCACGGGCACCTGGTGCTCACCACCGGGAACAAGAGCGAGCTGGCCACCGGCTACTCCACCCTCTACGGCGACTCGGCGGGCGGCTTCGCGCCGATCAAGGACGTGCCCAAGACCATGGTCTGGGAGCTGTCGCGCTGGCGTAACGCGCACACCGACAGCTGGTTCCGCATGGACGTCGCCCGGCCCATCCCGGAGAACTCCATCACCAAGGAGCCCAGTGCCGAGCTCCGCCCCGACCAGAGCGACACCGACTCGCTGCCGCCGTACGAGGTGCTGGACCGGCTGCTGGACGACTATGTCGAGAAGGACATGGGCTCGGCCGAGCTGATCGCCGCCGGCCACGACCCCGACCTGGTGGCGCGTATCATCCGGCTGGTGGACCTGGCAGAGTACAAGCGGCGCCAGTACCCGCCCGGCCCCAAGATCACCCCGAAGAACTTCGGCCGGGACCGCCGCCTGCCCATCACCAACCGCTGGCGCGAGACCACCTAG